In the Caenorhabditis elegans chromosome X genome, one interval contains:
- the C33G3.6 gene encoding Non-specific serine/threonine protein kinase (Confirmed by transcript evidence) produces the protein MSDHEDQFLVFAADDTNRLTEEHGHGEMGRDKAGVDEECRHEEDKDESNTENLKNTGENATACNGINRKNYIERNRIGNSEIEEKIEKQMSVEKNISIEQFFGENQKSTRNSDQNAKNHEEDPESDDEETAYLNLIRSFKKEESMHDLKNASGKLPSSNCEDEISIDEFHDSESNGKCSEEEDEDESYLIQLKYFGGSGKPLEQGQEKPTSAETNEGFNIDEKPDEMKNNYETDSVENVQKGETEEEKRKRLSEEERLSAEFLASLDQKTIDADRLRHNLNHREKIKEEAERQQLEPEMQKSYNNDYRQSSINSHQDKYENSSNGINYTDRNQDVYNNKSYGQQEWLKNTSSDHLPYCDPRDIQRASSQNVYHEGINSHVSRPNYNQPQHHQHHQQSHDQNSTISSVEYNQYQQKAGSYGRNYHPYNNHHQQYNPYNQVLENSSSEYNPRQQESRNASYINISTFDGYNHHQYNGHHERANSYNPYPENSRNFSHQSQHSGRQAEQPYNSYDQFLTNGRTESYGNTNHQSESLEKSNYDYRNTTILRLLIDKKTESYEIARQIIDYLELCKRKNVRVTKDSIYEAPNRVSYNVDLVVFINQKMSHLVKCEDDEFRLILNSDEGN, from the exons ATGTCCGACCACGAAGACCAATTTCTTGTGTTCGCAGCTGACGACACTAATCGATTAACTGAAGAACACGGACACGGGGAAATGGGCAGGGATAAA GCAGGAGTCGACGAAGAATGCCGGCACGAAGAGGATAAGGATGAATCTAACACggaaaacctcaaaaacaCTGGCGAAAATGCAACAGCATGTAATggaataaatcgaaaaaactatATCGAAAGAAACCGCATTGGAAATAgtgaaattgaggaaaaaatagaaaagcaAATGTCGGTAGAGAAGAACATTTCcatcgaacaattttttggagagaatcAAAAATCAACTCGGAACAGTGATcag aacgcCAAAAACCATGAAGAAGATCCTGAAAGTGACGACGAAGAAACCGCATACTTGAATCTAATAAGAAGCTTCAAAAAGGAAGAGTCAATGCATGATCTTAAAAATGCATCGGGAAAACTGCCATCCAGCAATTGTGAAGATGAAATATCAATTGATGAATTTCACGATTCAGAAAGCAACGGAAAATGTAGCGAAGAAGAGGATGAAGATGAATCTTATTTGATTCAATTGAAATACTTTGGTGGAAGTGGTAAACCGTTAGAACAAGGACAAGAAAAGCCAACAAGCGCAGAAACCAATGAAGGATTTAACATAGATGAAAAGCCAGATGAAATGAAGAATAATTATGAAACTGattcagttgaaaatgttcaaaaaggaGAAACCGAAGAGGAAAAACGAAAGCGATTGTCTGAAGAAGAGCGTTTGTCTGCTGAATTTTTGGCATCTCTTGatcaaaaaactattgatGCAGATAGGCTG agaCATAATCTAAACcatcgagaaaaaataaaggaaGAAGCTGAGCGTCAACAATTGGAACCTGAAATGCAGAAGTCTTAT AACAATGACTATCGGCAAAGCTCAATCAATTCACATCAagataaatatgaaaactcATCGAATGGCATCAACTACACTGATAGAAATCAAGACGTTTACAATAACAAATCATATGGACAGCAGGAATG gtTGAAAAATACGTCCTCCGATCATTTACCCTATTGTGATCC acgAGACATTCAAAGAGCATCAAGTCAAAATGTCTATCATGAAGGGATTAATTCGCATGTAAGCAG ACCAAACTACAATCAACCGCAGCACCATCAGCACCACCAGCAGTCTCACGATCAGAATTCAACTATTTCCAG tgTGGAATACAACCAATACCAGCAAAAGGCGGGCAGTTATGG ACGAAACTACCATCCTTACAATAATCATCATCAACAGTACAACCCATACAATCAGGTCCTCGAAAACTCAAG ttcgGAGTATAATCCACGCCAGCAGGAGTCTAGAAATGCCAGTTATATCAACATCTCAACATTTGATGg atataaCCACCATCAATATAATGGACATCATGAACGGGCAAACTCATACAATCCATACCCTGAAAACTCCAG aaacttttcaCACCAATCGCAGCATAGCGGACGTCAAGCTGAGCAGCCGTACAACTCGTATGATCAATTTTTGACGAATGGAAG AACCGAGTCATATGGAAACACCAACCATCAGTCTGAATCactggaaaaatcaaattacgACTATAGAAATACTACAATTTTGAG GCTTCTAATCGATAAGAAAACGGAAAGCTACGAGATAGCACGCCAAATTATTGATTATCTCGAGCTTTGCAAACGCAAAAATGTCAGAGTTACG aaagatTCAATATATGAAGCTCCAAATCGCGTTTCCTATAATGTTGATCTGGTCGTGTTCATCAACCAGAAAATGAGTCATCTTGTGAAATGCGAGGACGATGAGTTCCGATTAATTTTGAACAGTGACGAAGGAAATTGA